AGAATCAGTCCATTCACTCAGCTCTTACTGCTGCCTCACAGCCTGCTCTCCACAGTGAGCTTCAGTGGGACTGAAAGAGCTCCAGCACTGGCTCCTCACTGACTGACTGGAGGAGAGTCCTAACTGAGTCTCAAACAGCTCTTCAGCAGCCAGCAGTTGTTCTTCTGCTCAAAACTCACCTTGTGAGACTCTACAGCCTCTTTCAGCTCCTCAAGCTCCTTCTGTCTCTCCTGGATTCTCTGCTGGAATTTTCTTTGCATCTCTCCCAACTGTCTCTGTAGGAATAACAAATAATCATGAATCTGAATCATACTGCATGCTAAAAACAAGTAAATAGCTATCCTTCGTGATATGAGATAAATATCAGGTCATACCTGTTTCTCAGTCCTCTCTGCTGCAGCTGACACAGTGTCATGGTTTTTGTGTTCATCCATTGTACAAGGATAACATATACAGTGCTGATCTGTACGACAGTAAACCTCCAGCAGTTTATCATGTTGAGGGCAGATCATCTCCTGCAGTCGTCCAGTGGCGTCCATTAGATTGTGTCTCTTACCTTTGAAGAAAGTCTCATGTTGTTCAAGATGATTTTGACAGTAAGAGTTCAGACAGTCCAGACAGGACTTGATGGCTTTATTTTTGTCCCCAGTACAGACATCACACTCCACATCTCCAGATCCAGAGTAACACTGAGCAGGTCGAATATCTTGTAGTTTTATCTTCTTGAGTTTCTCCACCACTTCAGCCAGCATGGTGTTTTTACCTAAAACAGGTCTTGGAGtgaaggtctgtctgcactgaggaCAGCTGTAGACTCCCTTCTGATCGTCCTGATCCCAGCAGCCTGTAATACAGCTCatacagtaactgtgtccacatGTAAGGGCCACTGGATCCTTCAGTAAATCCAGACAGATTGAGCAGTTAAATTCTTCCTGAGACCATGGAATACTGGCGTCTGCCATTTTGCTGCGTAGAGGCATATAGAACTGCTTGACTTTAGTTTTCTCCAAGCTGAGGCGTTTCCCGCCTCTGTGTTTAAGAAACGTGTTCAAACAGTTGTGTCAGTAAGGTTCTAAAAGATCGTCTGTAGAACAGCGTCATACGCAGACTCGATAATACTTTAACTTAAACCAGAGCCGATGAGAAACAGAGTTGCAACACTCCCATAAGCTTCCATAGGAACTGAGGAATGCGGAAGTAAAGCGTATCAtggagcagttttttttttcaactttcaaaattacaaaattcaGCAGCAAGTTCTTCTCATATTTctcatatttacacattttgtaaatacaaatttagacagttttaataaaataaaaaacaaagtaataattaaaaagaggaaaacaaaattatacaaGATAACACaattagagaaaaaaataaaagggcatcacaagcatattttaaattcatttagcAGAGACACAGTCCTTTGGGCTTTACGATGTTTTAAAGACTTTATAAATTCTAAATAAACTTTAAAGACTGTTTGAAAATGAGCAAAATTGGGTTTTAAGTTACTCCATttcatttgatgaatagaaatttttCTAATAGCAAAAACAGATCAGTAATATTCGGTACTgtgttacaaataaaacaaaaaaagtgtccTTTAAAATTGCTCACAGAATATATCCTGTTAAAGAAACAGAGCGTTTTCATCTGGATATAGGCTAGATTACAACTGCTCTTTctgtaattgtaaaaaaaagtgtctattgtgcttttattttttgaatgtcCCTGTTCATCTTTGTTGTGGTCTGAAATATCACAATTTCTAAGTGTTAAAATGAACTGCACCCTAGTCTTAaatttatcatttgttttacttcattcaAATTGAGCAGCCAATAGTTCCAAACAACCAATAGTTCCAGTATTGCAGCCCATTCATTTCAGTGCTTCTCAAGCACATTCGCCAGAAAGTTGAGGAAATTACATCAGTTTTGGGCATTTTAACGCATTAGTTTACCTCTCGGGAATCTCAACGGCTCTGACTTTAGCTTTCTGACTTTTGAACGTTTATGCAATGAATGGGGTTTGAAAATGggatttgacaaaaaaaaaaaaaaaacacagttgagattttaaatatatatatttaacaaagaTATTACTGACATTTGGATTACGAACTGGTAATTAAAGAATAAGTATTAAGtactataaaaattaaaaaacaaaaaaacaaaacaaaattaagctcTTTCTGTTGAACGTCCACTAGATGACAGTGTCGTACAGAAACCCAGTTGGCGAGCTGTAGTGTTCCAGAAGAGGGCGCGCTCATACACTGTGGAATTTTCCATATCTGACTGTTTGTGCCAAACGCATGATACAGCACATTCTACGCTCAAACAGCTTGACACACTCTTGTTAGATCATTCAAATATACGAAATATATTCTTTCTGATTACAAAATTCAAAACAGCTCGAATGCACCCAGTATATTATAATACGCAGTATTCAACACTCATATAAAGCTAAAAAGCAAAATTGATTAACTATACTTAACTGTACATGTAAAGTAATTtgttatttacataatactacAGTTAAGAAGTGAGAATTTGGAAGGAAGAGAGTGGAAGAAACCAACGTAGCGATAAAAGACttcattgtattatttttgagTAGCTATTGCTGAAACCATCTTGAAGGATATGTTAAGCTGCTTTCCTGGTCTTAGGTGATTCAAACTGGTCTCCCAGCTGGTGTTCATATGCTTTAGCTGGTTAGCAAGCTGATCTTCCAGCTTGACTAGTTGAAAAGTGCCTAAAACCCGTCAGCCAACAGACCGGCCTAACTAGGTTTTAAGACTTAATATTAAGACTTTGGTTTAGCTCATATCTTGATACAAATCATTTTTAGACACATACACAATTAATAGTACTGCTCAAAATTCAGGTCTGACCATGTAGGAAgataatatacatttacaaaaatattttattaaaaatagatgtCAGTGCTCTGTACAGTGTTAAAGAAGGGCAGGGCATACAATCTGTTATATTAACATCAATCTAATTGAGAGATTAATTGAAAACATAagctatttaaatattaaaccaaATCCATTTTCTGCCCAGACTTCATAGAATAGTTCATCATAGAAACACAGAAATGTGACTGGCTGTAAGTGAAGATAAAGTTGACTAGCATAGTCTGAGAAAACagaagatacacacacacacaccggcaTCCTAACAGCTGAAATATGAGGAATTCTGTTCAGTTAATGCCACTTGTCTGATTTAGAGAATCTGTATTCTTATTACTCACAAAAGCCTCTTTTCTTTCACAATTCTTTTCTACTATCATAAACAATGAAATACAAATGACtgagatttaaaataatacacaatATTACATCAAAAGCAACTTTGGTGACATCCACATAAGTATCATGTTCACAATTCATAATGTTACACCTTTTTCCTTCGTTCATGCAAAAGTCATGTACTGTTCGTCACGTTATATGAACTGGAGCACAAATAAACTAAGCATTAAGCTCAAGAGTAATTTCCCTGCCTCTAGCTTCACAAAAtggatttgaaaaaaataaacatgttcaaacaggtttccaaaACTCTCCCTCCATCTAAAAACAGATAGATCATCCGCCTCAAAATCACTCTATTGGTTGAGCCAATGTTGCTATGTTGggatgctcaaacaaacagagcaatCAACCTACAAATGGTTCATTAATAGTTTGTCTCTGCATATTGAGAAGGTATGGTAAAAcgtattttaacaaaatgactTAATTTTACCGAGATGAAGCAAATGACATAGGTGTGCTTATGCTACAAATTGAACAAAAGAGTgctaaatgaaaaatctgttaGTTAGGAGTAGtcttaaaaggacagttcacccataaaattaacattctcatcacttactcaccctcacgtaattccaaacccgtatgacttcgaaggtattttgaagaactgGTTTTGTCTACACAATATAAGACAGTgaggtccaaaacaacattggaccccactgacttgcATTGTAtggccaaaaaaacaacaaaaaaacaatgagacttcttttaaaatgtcatcttttgtgtacaacagaacaaagaaacacatacagcatacaagctgtacatttttgggtgaactatccgttTAAACACTTGCGTCAACATTATGTCACGTTTCTTGGTGAAGTTTTAGGTCATCGTTACATTCATCCATGAGCTCAAATGACAACTAATAAACAACTACAAACAGTTCAATCTAATGCACATAATTtcacttacattaaaaaaacaaaaaaaaacaatcagtggAAAGTTTTGTGTTTTAACAATTAGGCATTTAACACTGCACACATAAACAGCATTAACTAAAGTTGTGACTCTATACTAAAAATATAGCGATTTCCGGAGTACTACATtaggtatttttttattctatattGAAATGTGCAAACTTGATTGAAATCTAATTTACATGAGGAAAAAGACccaatttaaatgcaaaatgtaatttgtagCTTTGTAGAGTCAGTGAGGTTTACTGAATAGATTGTCGCTGCTATTAATCCATCATTTTATGTTGCTTCAAATGGGTTTACAGTGtatttactgctaaattctgtgCATATCAAAAATTAGCTTAACACCAAAAATGCTGTTTATGTGTGCAGTGTGTAGCCAGTTAACATGGCTACACACTTTTTTAGGATTTCaacctaaaaaagaaaaacacatattTTTCCACACAAATCAATGAAGAGTtccagtttttttaaaaacacagagAACAGCAATAGTATACGCCCATCTTAaaatgtaagtgtgtgtgtgtgtgtgtgtgaggagcaTCCTCAAAGCAACATTAGCAACTTCTTATAAAAACATTTGgccaaacaaatgaacaaaacacGCTAAAATCCAGGCGATGCAACAGAAGAAGAGAAGAGACAGGTAGAGTGTGAATCACACAGTCCTTGTGCAGTGTTTGTGAGAGTTATTCTGGTTTGTGGCAGTAGATGTCTTTAAGAGCTTTGAGCTCTTCTATGAGAGTCTTATTCTGGTTTTCCAGCACAGCGACACGATTCTCCAAGCACTTCACGTATTCTTTCTTCTTTCTGCGACACTCGCGCGCCGCCTCCCTGCAATATGCAAATAAAAGGTCAGATGCGAACATGCACATCAGTGCATTAGTTTAAGCACATGACTCaggtgtgtgtgtacctgttctTCATCAGGCGGACTTCTCTTTTGCGTGTGGCCTCCTCTGCGTTCTGCTGTGGGCTGTGCATGGCCCCCGGTGATGCTGCCATAACGACGCCTGGTGGTAACCCTGATGACGGGGATCGGATCTGATATGCGGGCATGTCTCCTGTGGCAGCTACATGCACAAATATACAccaaaatgcattatttgacAAGATAAATaggtaacattttaattaatcataTGTTCAAGTCTACATAGTAACATTAATGCATTAGAAATTAAAATGgacagtaatatatttataaatgaacacTACACAAAAAAGTAATAACTGCTGTAAAAAATGAGAACCAtgttgtaaaatgttaccaataAATGATGGTCAAAGGTGCATTCAATCTGTCTTAACATTTGTctcaagatatatatatatatatatatatatatatatatatatatatatatatatgtagtcataagggtcagtatCTTAATAAAtaggctttccattgatgtatggcttgttatgataggacaatatttggccgagatacaactatttgaaaatctggaataaaaaaaataaaaataaaataaaactattgagaaaatcgcctttaaagttgtccaaattaagtcctgagcaatgcatattactaatcaaaaattaagttttgatatatttatggtaggaaatttacaaaatatcttgacagaacatgatctttacttaatatcctaatgatttttggcataaaagaaaaatggataattttgacccatacaatgtattgttggctattgctacaaatatatccgtGCTACCTGGTTTTGTAGCCcagggatatatatatatatatatatatagtgctaagatatcaaaataataataataataattttatttattcaatttattattattattactattattatttccaAACATATGGAAGCAAACAGAGTCCACAGAGAAGGTTTTTAAAATAGgatataaaaaatatctttatttttgcaattctcATTCTGGAGCATAATTCCATGTTAATTATAAGTGTATAAGTCCATATAATTTAaccaataacaacaataataaaaatcatcattattattacttcCAAACATATGGAAGCAAACAGAACTGTTATCTTGAGAAAaccaaatataataataataataatcattatttttgcaattctaGTTCTGCTTGAGCTGCAAGaggtttaatttgtatcttaaaactcataaaagaaaaatatatatcagtggTGATATATTCTTGTTCTAagacaccaaaataaaaataaataagtgtatgATTTACcattattattgataataattagaataaaaatattgagctaagacaccaaaataaataaataagtgtatgatttatcatcattattattgaCAATAatgagaatgaaaaaaaaaattatttccatACATATGGGAGTCCATAAAGAAGTAAGTTGTTAATTTCAAGTAAATAGCATattgtagtttatttatttgttatttttttgtttaatattaaacTAGTGAAAAAGACTTGGACACTTGCTGAAAATTAGCCATTGACCAGGTATATTTCATCTGACCAATAAAACGACGCATAACACTGAATctaaccaatcagctgtgacttCTATTGTGACCAGGCTTCAAAAAGCAGTTCTAATTGGACTCATTAGTTTAAAGCAATAAAtccaaaacaataacaacaagcAGTTATATAAAAGACttcacatccacacacacacaacattaaaaacaccaaatgcaacatttaaaaagcaaacTGAAGTACTGTTACAGTACAAACCGTTTTAAAGCTGCTATCAGACAATGTTCCCATCAGTAAACGTCCTTCAACAAACTGGATATGCTTTGACTTAACATGTAtgtaagtatgtgtgtgtgtgagtgtgtgtgtgcgtttgttaTCAGACAATGTGACAAAATGCTGACGTCACTGCGTGCGTCGTTGCCCAAACCCCCGCCCGACTCCTGCTCTCTCTCcgcctctccctctccctccatCTCGGCTTCGGCCCGCTTCCAGGAAACAGACTGACGTCAAACAGAAagcccctccctccctcccccctCATTCTCTCGCTGCTTTTGTCTGCCTCTTTCTCAATGATTCATGTGTGTGAATAGACAGGCACATTCTGCAGCCTGATTTCGTAAAACACAAAATGTCAATGAGTGTGTTTATGACTGAGAAGAAAGTTTCAACCACATAAAAGGAAAGAACCAAAAGAAGCACATAAACATGTGTCATTCTTCCACTGTCTGTGGTCTGACTTTCTCAGAATGTTTACAAACTTTTGCACATGATAAAACTTCTTTTTGCTTTTTATCAGCATTGCAGGAATGAAATACTGCAATAAACACTTATTAATAGTGGTATCtgctattataatttattattatagtctattattatattaactaaattaaacacttttgagATTGTTGACATTTTCTGCAGGCTgtactacatttaaaaaataaatagcattttataattactgttgtgttattttatatgtttagaATAATAACTATATTTATAATTCTACTTAATATTGtacttgcattattattatatgaacttattattatattaaattcatattattatatgaatattaacTAAGAGATTGCATTCaatatatggaaaaaaaatactacaccACAGAATCATTTCAAATTTACTAGTAAAAAAGTGATTAAAACGCAACTAAAAACCAACAAAATGAAATGTcccatatttacttaaaaaacaaaaatacacaacttcAGGAATGCATTAGAATGCAATACATTAGCATCACACTGGCTTTTCccttataaaacacacacacacacacacactctttctctCACCTGACTCCGTCTCTTCCCCAGTCACTGCCATCTCTATGCTGTAGTAATCCAGTTGTGATTGTGTTTTGGGCACTATCTACTGTTTCCTCTGTATTTCCTCTTAAAGCTCTCTCTTCCTTTCAGCTGGTTCACTGAGTGACTTTCTCTCTCATACACTCTTTCTGACTATCTTAGTTTGAGTTGTGACAGTTAGTGTTTTGCCTTTAACCCTCCCtctcgctttctctctctctctctcactttctctctctctctctctctctctctctctcactctcagtCAGATTACTATTAAAGGCATTGACATCACTATGACATCACAGCAGTCTCACAGGGAAATAACATACTGTCTCTGGAGAATGCCCTCCCCACAcccgtctgtgtgtgtgtgtgtgtgtgtgtgtgtgtgtaagaggaCACTTGCTTTGTAATTAAACATCCAGCTTAAATTCATGAcctgaagagaagagaagagaagagaagagaagagaagagaagagaagagagaagagaagagaagagaagagaagagaagagaagagaagagaagagaagagaagagaagacaAGGAGGGAGAAGTTGTTGAGTGTGATGTATTTTTAGATCGTGATGACGCAAAAGCATTTCAGCACAAACAAAAGGATACTGTGCCCATTTCACCTCATAACACTAACACAGGCATCTGAaatggtacacacacacacacacactcatatgtCAGTCGTCCTATCACACTGTTTACATACAGTAGATAAATAACTCATATCGGTTTCAACAGgtctgaaatcatttgaaacggTCTGTCTGTTCTGCTCAGTGCTGCAGTACTTTAACTATTgaatactttattaatattacagttttaaacatttttttttagttacttTGATTCAaacttcacaaacacacacacacacacacacacacaaaaacattagacTAGATACCCTGGGAAATagaattagaaaaaaaacacatggtttTCATAagtatattgttttgtttgtagtaaaattatgtaaacatccataaaatattatacattatattattatgttatttattcatgaatataaaatataatataaatttatacttgtataaaccaataaatataattaaaatatgtgaccctggaccacaaaaccagtctttagtAGCacgcacgggtatatttgtagcaatagccaataatacattatacgggtcaaaattatcgattttcaaaaatcattaggatattaagtaaagatattttgtaaatttcctaccgtaaatatatcagaacttaatttttgattagtaatacgcATTGCTAAGAACATCATTTAGACatctttaaaggtgattttctcagtattttaattttttgcaccctcagattccagattttcaaatagttgtatctcggccaaatattgccctatccgaacaaaccatacatcaatggaaagctttcagatgatttatGGCTATAGATGATTGATTTCagaatttattcagctttcagatgatgtataaatctcaatttaaaaaaatggacccttatgactggttttgtggtccagggtcacatatataaatattgaaacataattaattacaaatattgcacattgttattaaatattatataaattaagtactatatttatatttgtataaaaacTATCTCTTACCTCActaaatttagcatttttattttagatttatgcttataaaacaagaaataaaaaaaaaataaaaaacagtttgcCCATAGGGTAAGACgcatataaaataattacaaatatcttAAATACTTGctgaaaactaattttaatatctcaagaatgtttagatattctATACTGGATAACAGGACCAAaatattaaagtgcccctattatggatttttgaaaattacctttcatgcagtgtgtaacacagctctaagcgaatgaaaacatcctgcaaagttttaaatctgaaagtgcaccgtgtataaagttattgtctctcaaaagaaagagtcgactctgaatcattgaaacgagtcgtttttaaaacgaatcttaagccgtttcatgttgacgtcaacatgaaacattagcatattgccggCCCACCTGTTGCCACTAGGTGCAgcttttggagcgttaaaaatagctgtttccccggtaaatggctgtacacaaagcagcactgctctctgctttaaatgaaatcgaccaatcagaccaatcaccgcagattaaggtcacgcaaaggaggggtttggaaaaatgaatcattgagcgaatcgtttgggagtcgttgagcaaataaggtaaaaataaatgcatattataagaaaatgaaagtgttttttgacctcgcatgcatgtcaacctgttgctggggactcccaaaaccaaaatatgaacctttcataacccataataggggcactttaaggcAATGATTTGTTCAGCATAAGTCTTCATGTTAAATGTACCAGGGTATCAtggtacatttattattatagttattaagGGTATTTATTCAAAGCTCACATTCAAAGTTGGATTTCCAATAAATAGTGAGTCAGTTGACATGCTCAACCCTTATCTTTGCAAATCAAGGAGATTTTCAACCGTAGTTTGTCAACGTCAcatttaaccattttttttctcagttcctGCAAAGTCTGGAACTTCAGCACGTAATAAAACAAGTCTAAAAAttttcccacaatgcaatgtggATTCAGAGCCCAGCATCAGCAAACACAGCTcatacacacatttgtttttataacatgctgaaaaatacatttaaccTCTTCCTGCCTGAATTCAGAAACAAAAGAAGTATTTTCTACTAGAAAAGTTGATAAAAGTTGGAGTGTCTTACCCTGAACGAGCACCTGTCCAGCAGTGAGCAGTAGCTGTTGGCCGGGGTCTCCAGACTGGGCGCCGTACTGCAGAATAGTGGCCCCAGGCTGCGGTGTGGTGGGAAGAGTCAGCGCCTGAACCCCCTGCAGGGCCTCTCCACCAGAGCCGGCCAGCTGTATCGCTCCACCCTGAGTGATTGCAACTGCACAGACACAAAACAATAAGACAGTTAGTCTTGAATCTGCACAAACACCTGTTATAACATGATAAGGGGTTGGGAAACATTTGTGAAATATCTATGTAATGTATTGCTCTTTCATAAGAATGGGCCAGTGAACAACAAAACCCCTCATTTTAAGGGTAACTACTTGAGTTCATACTTGATGCCGCACAAAGACATAATAGTTTGTGAGCTGTGAGCTCAGACGTACTGTATTGCCCTGAGCTGGTCTGGTAGATTGAAGATGGTGTCGTCACTGTGGCAACACTGGAGGTGGCCAGGGCTTCTTCCTCCACTTTCTCCTCTTCCTCGATCTT
This portion of the Onychostoma macrolepis isolate SWU-2019 chromosome 02, ASM1243209v1, whole genome shotgun sequence genome encodes:
- the crema gene encoding cAMP-responsive element modulator isoform X3, which encodes MAVTGEETESAATGDMPAYQIRSPSSGLPPGVVMAASPGAMHSPQQNAEEATRKREVRLMKNREAARECRRKKKEYVKCLENRVAVLENQNKTLIEELKALKDIYCHKPE
- the crema gene encoding cAMP-responsive element modulator isoform X4; protein product: MPAYQIRSPSSGLPPGVVMAASPGAMHSPQQNAEEATRKREVRLMKNREAARECRRKKKEYVKCLENRVAVLENQNKTLIEELKALKDIYCHKPE
- the crema gene encoding cAMP-responsive element modulator isoform X2 → MNEGVSVVSLPDGQTLQVQGVIQTTQPSVIQSPQIQTVQVADDTGGSGATSSDPQKRREILTRRPSYRKILNELSSDVPAVPKIEEEEKVEEEALATSSVATVTTPSSIYQTSSGQYIAITQGGAIQLAGSGGEALQGVQALTLPTTPQPGATILQYGAQSGDPGQQLLLTAGQVLVQAATGDMPAYQIRSPSSGLPPGVVMAASPGAMHSPQQNAEEATRKREVRLMKNREAARECRRKKKEYVKCLENRVAVLENQNKTLIEELKALKDIYCHKPE
- the crema gene encoding cAMP-responsive element modulator isoform X1; amino-acid sequence: METATLAQQEASATEKVTSEMNEGVSVVSLPDGQTLQVQGVIQTTQPSVIQSPQIQTVQVADDTGGSGATSSDPQKRREILTRRPSYRKILNELSSDVPAVPKIEEEEKVEEEALATSSVATVTTPSSIYQTSSGQYIAITQGGAIQLAGSGGEALQGVQALTLPTTPQPGATILQYGAQSGDPGQQLLLTAGQVLVQAATGDMPAYQIRSPSSGLPPGVVMAASPGAMHSPQQNAEEATRKREVRLMKNREAARECRRKKKEYVKCLENRVAVLENQNKTLIEELKALKDIYCHKPE